A single genomic interval of Blattabacterium sp. (Nauphoeta cinerea) harbors:
- a CDS encoding outer membrane protein assembly factor, protein MKKNIFINSIFYLFIIIIPIQQGYSFSVHNDNENDFVTNTNYDKQNVSFIIRKIHVIGKTKYDVPFISELSGIFPGESVDIHGIKTDNAIRKLWKSNLFKKISIYKKSVYKNDIDLFFELEDLEEIHEIKVKGIKKDEFPNIKKIKIGDKISGDLIQTIKNDVQEYYTKKGYHEIDIKSEINKDRDQKNILCLYVNKGKKIEIEEILFDGNQSVQDQELLKFMGITKKYFYSIISRIQNPIFVQENIKENLKNIINKYKSIGFIDVQVFLDSIWKKKSGNYGIKIKIIEGKKYYLGNVSILGNKKIKTDFLKKIFFYKKGDIYNQIGIKKNILNSSNSILHVYFDLGHLFVNITFIEKRILDNRVDLEIKIEENKPVYINKVIISGNLITKDHVIRRELKTYPGDLFSTQKVKHSLLNLENLNLFKKVYYEIKPNKENVDIEWHIVEQNTNEFQFHGGFGGKNFRKIIGNFKLNLKNFSIKNVFNWNLWNPIPQGDGQKLVVHSQLGKDFTSYGFSFTEPWIERTHPTSMTFQSQYSVKKIENEEDLYFLSQIYKNTQISHEKNKFLKKINISIDLNKFLTFLDPYSKIFTSIDYERFLYQEEDFSSKKRRFHNLTYLISLQRNSTNPNIIFPFQGSQIQFDSLFSLPYSVIIKNNRNKEWMEYFKLKIIFFWYKKIIDNMIFKAGGELGCLGQYTDSVELFPFQKFYMGGVPNNLLGFKLYNKDHIPLRGYSYKNKIPNNGGIIYDKLVLEIRYLIKNLSKLKIWTTCFMEGGNISDSYKKFNPIIMNKSFGFGLRLFWGPIGFLGMDFGYPIDRDLVHGFNKSKWKTHFIIGKDL, encoded by the coding sequence ATGAAAAAAAACATTTTTATAAACAGTATTTTTTATTTATTCATAATAATAATACCAATCCAACAAGGATATTCATTTTCTGTTCATAATGATAATGAAAATGATTTTGTAACCAATACCAATTATGACAAACAAAATGTTTCTTTTATAATAAGAAAAATACATGTCATAGGAAAAACAAAATATGATGTCCCTTTTATTTCTGAATTATCAGGAATTTTTCCTGGAGAATCAGTTGATATTCATGGAATCAAAACGGATAATGCTATAAGAAAATTGTGGAAAAGTAATCTTTTTAAAAAAATATCTATTTATAAAAAAAGTGTGTATAAAAATGATATTGATTTATTTTTTGAATTGGAAGATCTGGAAGAAATTCATGAAATAAAAGTAAAAGGAATTAAAAAAGATGAGTTTCCTAATATAAAAAAAATAAAAATTGGAGATAAAATTTCTGGAGATTTAATTCAAACTATAAAAAATGATGTGCAAGAATATTATACAAAAAAAGGATATCATGAAATTGATATAAAAAGTGAGATTAACAAAGATCGTGATCAAAAAAACATATTATGTTTATATGTAAATAAAGGAAAAAAAATTGAAATAGAAGAAATATTATTTGACGGGAATCAATCAGTACAAGATCAAGAATTACTTAAATTCATGGGGATCACAAAAAAATATTTTTATTCTATAATTTCTAGAATCCAAAACCCCATTTTTGTTCAGGAAAATATAAAGGAAAATTTAAAAAATATTATCAATAAATATAAATCTATTGGATTTATTGATGTTCAAGTATTTTTAGATTCTATATGGAAAAAAAAATCGGGAAATTATGGAATCAAGATAAAAATCATAGAAGGGAAAAAGTACTATTTAGGAAACGTTAGTATATTAGGAAATAAAAAAATAAAAACAGATTTCTTGAAGAAAATTTTTTTTTACAAGAAAGGAGACATATATAATCAAATAGGAATTAAAAAAAATATTTTAAATTCTTCTAATAGCATTTTACATGTTTATTTCGATTTAGGACATTTGTTTGTTAATATTACTTTTATAGAAAAAAGAATTCTGGATAATAGAGTAGATTTGGAAATAAAAATAGAAGAGAATAAACCTGTATATATAAATAAAGTTATCATATCAGGAAATTTAATAACTAAAGATCATGTTATAAGAAGAGAATTAAAAACTTATCCAGGAGATCTTTTTTCTACTCAAAAAGTAAAACATAGTTTATTAAATTTAGAGAATTTAAATCTTTTTAAAAAAGTATATTATGAAATTAAACCCAATAAAGAAAATGTAGACATAGAATGGCATATTGTAGAACAAAATACTAATGAATTTCAGTTTCATGGAGGATTTGGAGGAAAAAATTTTAGAAAAATTATTGGAAATTTTAAGTTAAATCTGAAAAATTTTTCTATTAAAAATGTTTTTAATTGGAATTTGTGGAACCCCATACCTCAAGGGGATGGACAAAAATTAGTTGTTCATAGTCAGTTAGGAAAAGATTTTACATCTTATGGTTTTTCTTTCACAGAACCTTGGATAGAAAGAACCCATCCTACTTCTATGACTTTTCAGAGTCAGTATTCAGTAAAAAAAATTGAAAATGAAGAGGATTTATATTTTTTATCTCAGATATATAAAAACACTCAAATTTCACATGAAAAAAATAAATTTTTAAAAAAAATCAATATCTCTATTGATTTGAATAAATTTCTAACTTTTTTAGATCCTTATTCAAAAATTTTTACATCTATAGATTACGAAAGATTTCTTTATCAAGAAGAAGATTTTTCTTCTAAAAAACGTAGATTCCACAATCTCACTTACTTAATTTCATTACAAAGAAATTCAACAAACCCCAATATAATTTTTCCTTTTCAAGGATCTCAAATACAGTTTGATAGTCTTTTTTCTCTTCCATATTCCGTAATTATTAAAAATAATAGAAATAAAGAATGGATGGAGTATTTTAAATTAAAAATAATTTTTTTTTGGTATAAAAAAATTATAGATAACATGATCTTTAAAGCAGGAGGAGAATTAGGTTGTTTAGGACAATATACTGATTCAGTAGAATTATTTCCATTTCAAAAATTTTATATGGGTGGAGTGCCTAATAATTTATTAGGATTCAAATTATATAATAAAGATCATATTCCATTAAGAGGATATTCTTATAAAAATAAAATTCCAAATAATGGAGGAATAATTTACGATAAGCTTGTATTAGAAATACGTTATTTAATTAAAAATTTATCAAAGTTAAAAATTTGGACAACTTGTTTTATGGAAGGGGGAAATATTAGTGATTCTTATAAAAAATTTAATCCAATAATTATGAATAAATCTTTTGGATTTGGACTTCGTTTATTTTGGGGGCCAATAGGTTTTTTAGGTATGGATTTTGGATATCCTATAGATCGTGATCTCGTTCATGGTTTTAATAAATCAAAATGGAAAACACATTTTATAATAGGAAAAGATTTGTAA
- a CDS encoding twin-arginine translocase TatA/TatE family subunit has translation MSNFLFISIEESFFIIFIAILVFGPKKIPDIARGLGEGIRYLKNAKTKIKNEIIKNNIDQSIKKKDNHNHKEKKYIPPYSIKRNN, from the coding sequence ATGAGTAATTTTTTATTTATTAGTATAGAAGAAAGTTTTTTTATCATTTTTATAGCTATACTTGTTTTTGGCCCTAAAAAAATACCAGATATAGCTCGTGGATTAGGAGAAGGAATCCGATATTTAAAAAATGCCAAAACAAAAATTAAAAATGAGATTATTAAAAATAATATTGATCAATCTATAAAAAAAAAAGACAATCATAATCATAAAGAAAAAAAATACATACCTCCTTATTCTATAAAACGAAATAATTAA
- a CDS encoding SurA N-terminal domain-containing protein — translation MNFLEKIRKNTWLVFFFISISLIFFVLDPNMILKFFTENSTIIGKVNGDNILIKEYVDCFQFLKRFRENEPDHYLKNDAWKLLVHEKVLNQEAKKLGIQSTKIDFWKAIEKQSIYSKIIDFQNDQGKMNMKKFKLYLKNLEKLPSHLTPQVEEEKNIWSYEKKSISKRIVAKKYVEMLMYGFNTSFVEAKLNYKDKNLFSIIDYIFFPYSEIEKKYYKIKSHEIHDFIQKNKFLYKKENLRNLSFVVFRSYPSLDDEKNMDFKMKKLFQKFKFSNHNSIIVSNQSEKPFDSNFYLKKNLPVALQHFVDNHDQVGNMFGPVKENNVYIMAKLTGKKMIYHSVLSSHILISHKDSVRFYKNRTKKDAEKIAKKIYGIVTKNPNQFHSLIIKKSDDIRNAKKNKGNLGWIKYDDQNEIFKENKGRFDFFSSKNKKGTIGLAETKFGYHIIRIDNVKDIKPVYQFAVIIKTLIPSKKTEDLLYQKIIQFLKENKNSSLNEFINNARKKRYETIFLKEIKSFQWNIDDLNTELDKEIINWSYEKNRKEGDTKIFYTSNKDYIIVFLSKIQKKGYPIEEIKNNIIPLLINKKIDHYLSSIINNKYESLEKIALRFSRKINKYHKINFYQSMIENYQEPKVVGYAFSSKLHKTSKPILGEKGIFFIRPLKRFNTSKKISYFSSEMESLNINLRKNVLEKIGDVLIEKSNIKDYRKNI, via the coding sequence ATGAATTTTTTAGAAAAAATCAGAAAAAATACATGGTTAGTTTTCTTTTTTATAAGCATATCTTTGATATTTTTTGTATTAGATCCTAATATGATCCTAAAATTTTTTACTGAAAATTCCACTATTATTGGAAAAGTAAATGGAGATAACATTCTTATAAAAGAATACGTTGATTGTTTTCAATTTCTGAAACGATTTCGGGAAAATGAACCGGATCATTATTTAAAGAATGATGCTTGGAAATTATTAGTTCATGAAAAAGTTTTAAATCAAGAAGCTAAAAAATTAGGAATACAAAGCACAAAAATAGATTTTTGGAAAGCAATAGAAAAGCAATCAATATATAGTAAAATTATTGATTTTCAAAATGATCAAGGAAAAATGAATATGAAAAAATTTAAATTGTATTTAAAAAATTTGGAAAAATTACCTTCGCATTTAACTCCTCAAGTAGAAGAAGAAAAAAATATTTGGTCTTATGAAAAAAAGAGTATTTCAAAAAGAATTGTTGCAAAAAAATATGTAGAAATGTTGATGTATGGATTCAATACATCTTTTGTAGAAGCTAAATTGAACTATAAAGATAAAAATTTATTTTCCATAATTGATTATATATTTTTTCCTTATTCAGAAATAGAAAAAAAATATTATAAAATAAAAAGTCATGAAATCCATGATTTCATTCAAAAAAACAAATTTCTTTATAAGAAAGAAAATTTAAGAAATCTTAGTTTTGTAGTTTTTCGTTCTTATCCATCATTGGATGATGAAAAAAATATGGATTTCAAAATGAAAAAATTATTTCAAAAATTTAAATTTTCCAATCATAATTCTATAATTGTTTCTAATCAATCTGAAAAACCTTTTGATTCTAATTTTTATTTAAAAAAAAATCTTCCTGTTGCTTTGCAACATTTTGTGGATAATCACGATCAAGTGGGAAATATGTTTGGCCCTGTTAAAGAAAATAATGTTTATATTATGGCTAAACTAACTGGAAAAAAAATGATATATCATTCTGTTTTATCCAGTCATATATTGATTTCTCATAAAGATTCTGTACGTTTTTACAAAAATAGAACGAAGAAAGATGCTGAAAAAATAGCAAAAAAAATATATGGGATTGTTACAAAAAATCCTAATCAGTTTCATTCATTAATCATAAAAAAATCTGATGATATCAGGAATGCGAAAAAAAATAAAGGAAATTTAGGATGGATAAAATATGATGATCAAAATGAAATATTTAAGGAAAATAAGGGTAGATTTGATTTTTTTTCTTCAAAAAATAAAAAAGGAACAATAGGTTTAGCTGAAACCAAATTTGGATATCACATTATTAGAATTGACAATGTAAAAGATATAAAACCTGTTTATCAATTCGCTGTAATAATAAAAACACTTATTCCATCAAAAAAAACGGAAGATCTCCTTTATCAAAAAATTATTCAATTTTTGAAGGAAAATAAGAATTCAAGTTTGAATGAATTTATCAATAATGCGAGGAAAAAAAGATATGAAACTATTTTTTTAAAAGAAATAAAAAGTTTTCAATGGAATATTGACGATTTAAATACCGAATTAGATAAAGAAATTATAAATTGGTCTTATGAAAAAAACAGAAAAGAGGGAGACACTAAGATTTTTTACACTTCAAATAAGGATTATATCATAGTATTTTTATCTAAAATTCAAAAAAAAGGATATCCTATTGAAGAAATAAAAAATAATATAATCCCTTTACTCATCAATAAAAAAATTGATCACTATTTATCTAGTATAATCAACAATAAATATGAAAGTTTGGAAAAAATTGCTTTACGTTTTTCTAGAAAAATAAATAAATATCATAAAATCAATTTTTATCAGTCTATGATTGAAAATTATCAAGAACCTAAAGTAGTGGGATATGCCTTTTCCTCAAAATTACATAAAACTTCTAAACCAATATTAGGAGAAAAAGGGATTTTTTTCATAAGACCACTAAAACGTTTTAATACATCTAAAAAAATTTCTTATTTTTCTTCTGAAATGGAATCTTTAAATATAAATTTAAGAAAAAATGTTTTAGAAAAAATAGGAGATGTATTAATTGAAAAATCTAATATTAAAGACTATAGAAAAAACATATAA
- a CDS encoding isoprenyl transferase has translation MEKLLEKIDYNNIPHHVAIIMDGNGRWAEKRGKMRTFGHEKAIQSVRDTINGCKELGIPYITLFVFSSENWNRPKQEIDDLMRLFHTNLKINLEEIHEKNVKIIPIGEIERFSEMIQKELFFFTKKTKHNTSVTLILALSYSAREEILRATKNIAKKVCRGLFTLKDIDHSFFQNHLYTKNLPDVDLIIRTSGEQRISNFLLWQSAYAELYFTNILWPDFRKKDFFEAIINYQKRKRRFGKIE, from the coding sequence ATGGAAAAATTATTAGAAAAAATAGATTATAATAATATCCCTCATCATGTAGCAATTATTATGGATGGAAATGGACGTTGGGCTGAAAAAAGAGGAAAAATGAGAACATTTGGTCATGAAAAAGCGATACAATCTGTAAGAGATACTATAAACGGATGTAAAGAATTAGGAATTCCTTATATAACTTTGTTTGTGTTTTCTTCAGAAAATTGGAATAGACCGAAACAAGAAATAGATGATTTAATGCGTTTGTTTCATACTAATTTAAAAATTAATTTGGAAGAAATTCATGAAAAAAATGTTAAAATTATTCCCATAGGAGAAATAGAAAGATTTTCTGAAATGATTCAAAAAGAATTGTTTTTTTTCACGAAGAAAACAAAACATAATACATCTGTAACTTTAATTTTGGCTTTGAGTTATAGCGCTAGAGAAGAAATTTTAAGAGCAACAAAAAATATTGCTAAAAAAGTATGCCGTGGATTGTTTACCTTAAAAGATATAGATCATTCTTTCTTTCAAAATCATTTGTATACAAAAAATTTACCAGATGTAGATTTAATTATTAGAACAAGCGGAGAACAACGGATTAGTAATTTTTTACTTTGGCAATCCGCTTATGCAGAACTATATTTCACAAATATTTTATGGCCTGATTTTCGTAAAAAAGATTTTTTTGAAGCTATAATAAATTATCAAAAAAGAAAACGTCGTTTTGGAAAAATCGAATAA
- a CDS encoding mevalonate kinase, which translates to MKQSLFPAKILLFGEYGVLKNSSGLSIPHNIYKGTLSFPCKFNKYKDILCSNYQIKKFYDFLSILEKKNEYTKLDLKKLYIDIQNGMFFHSNIPQRYGVGSSGALVAAIYDKYTKNKLKGSFKEEIIILKNIFSQMESFFHGKSSGIDPLICYLNQPLLIRSETDISITSIPKKNQGEGAIFLLNSGMPSKTDFMIQFFLKKLKHDNFKKIFFAEFMKYNEKCIEAFLKEDFKILLKNVKLLSVWVFNHFRLMISKNFLKIWENGIFNNIYYLKLCGSGGGGFILGFTSNYELSKKTLKKYATEVLFRF; encoded by the coding sequence ATGAAACAATCTTTGTTTCCTGCAAAAATATTATTGTTTGGAGAATATGGAGTTTTGAAAAATTCAAGTGGACTTTCTATCCCTCATAATATTTATAAAGGAACTTTAAGCTTTCCTTGTAAATTCAATAAATATAAAGATATTTTATGTTCCAATTATCAAATTAAAAAATTTTATGACTTTTTATCTATTTTAGAAAAAAAAAACGAATATACGAAATTAGATTTAAAAAAATTATATATAGATATACAAAATGGGATGTTTTTTCATTCAAATATTCCTCAGAGATATGGAGTCGGAAGCTCTGGAGCATTAGTAGCTGCTATTTATGATAAATACACAAAAAATAAATTAAAGGGGTCTTTTAAAGAAGAAATTATAATATTAAAAAATATATTTAGCCAAATGGAGTCTTTTTTTCATGGGAAAAGTTCTGGAATAGATCCTTTAATTTGTTATTTAAATCAACCTTTACTTATTAGATCTGAAACTGATATTTCTATCACAAGTATTCCAAAAAAAAATCAAGGAGAAGGTGCTATTTTTTTATTAAATTCTGGAATGCCGAGCAAAACTGATTTTATGATTCAATTCTTTTTGAAAAAATTAAAACATGATAATTTCAAAAAAATTTTTTTTGCAGAATTCATGAAATATAATGAAAAATGTATTGAAGCTTTTTTAAAAGAAGATTTTAAAATTTTGTTAAAAAATGTGAAACTGTTATCTGTTTGGGTTTTTAATCATTTTCGTCTCATGATTTCTAAAAATTTTTTAAAAATATGGGAAAATGGAATATTCAATAATATTTATTATTTAAAATTGTGTGGATCTGGAGGTGGAGGTTTTATTTTAGGTTTTACATCAAATTATGAATTATCCAAAAAAACATTGAAAAAATACGCAACGGAAGTCCTTTTTCGTTTTTAA
- a CDS encoding OmpH family outer membrane protein, protein MKKNTIFYFLLFIFLSVYYSSSKDYKDYKECNKKIVCLNSMFLIEKMPEFSTVQKELDRISKIHENILDKLAKEFHRKAEKFQKNKNPILKKELEILQARAHAYQKTAADDLTKKQNQLLNPIYKKIENAIHKVIDQDKDIIRVDDCSPGKGVLVNKGEDITEAVKKELGLK, encoded by the coding sequence ATGAAAAAAAATACAATTTTTTATTTTCTATTATTTATATTTCTATCTGTATATTATTCATCTTCTAAAGATTACAAAGATTACAAGGAATGTAATAAAAAAATAGTTTGTCTTAATAGTATGTTTTTGATAGAAAAAATGCCAGAGTTTTCTACTGTTCAAAAAGAATTAGACAGAATTAGTAAAATTCATGAAAATATATTAGATAAATTAGCAAAAGAATTTCATAGAAAAGCAGAAAAATTTCAAAAAAATAAAAATCCAATTCTTAAGAAAGAGCTAGAAATTTTACAAGCAAGAGCTCATGCCTACCAAAAAACAGCTGCAGATGATTTAACTAAAAAACAAAATCAACTACTAAATCCTATATATAAGAAAATAGAAAACGCGATTCATAAAGTAATAGATCAAGACAAAGATATTATAAGAGTAGATGATTGTAGTCCTGGAAAAGGAGTTTTAGTAAATAAAGGAGAAGACATAACAGAAGCAGTTAAAAAAGAACTAGGATTAAAATAA
- a CDS encoding NAD kinase produces the protein MKIAVYGQKFHKKNIPYLNHFIGYASNRSIEIHIEKSFFRILSSFEEFKYLDFPVFSHYKELTTQDFSLMFTFGGDGTILSAITLIRDSGIPIVGVNTGNLGFLATFNKDVFIKKIDKIFNRKLHIMPRSLLSLKTSITNHHEFFNFALNEIVISRKEMVSMITIDAYIDNEFLTSYWADGLIISTPTGSTGYSLSCGGPIISPENKNFVLTPISPHNLFSRPLIISDDKKVYLKIHSRVKYYSLSMDTRLTSLNQENELYIQKAPFYIYLLQEGKNTYYKTLREKLLWGMDQRN, from the coding sequence ATGAAAATAGCCGTATATGGACAAAAATTTCACAAAAAAAATATACCATATTTGAATCATTTCATAGGCTATGCATCTAATCGTTCAATAGAAATCCATATTGAAAAATCATTTTTCCGTATTTTGTCTTCTTTTGAAGAATTCAAATATTTAGATTTTCCCGTATTCTCTCATTATAAAGAATTAACAACTCAAGATTTCAGTTTAATGTTTACTTTTGGAGGTGATGGGACCATTTTATCTGCCATTACATTAATCAGAGATTCTGGTATTCCTATCGTTGGAGTAAATACAGGAAATTTAGGTTTCTTAGCTACTTTTAATAAAGATGTTTTTATAAAAAAAATAGATAAAATTTTTAATAGGAAACTTCATATAATGCCTAGAAGTTTATTATCTTTAAAAACTTCTATAACAAATCATCATGAATTTTTTAATTTTGCCTTGAATGAAATCGTTATTTCAAGAAAAGAAATGGTTTCTATGATCACTATAGACGCCTATATAGATAATGAATTTCTGACTTCTTATTGGGCTGATGGGTTAATTATTTCTACTCCTACTGGATCGACAGGATATTCTCTAAGTTGTGGAGGTCCTATTATTAGTCCTGAAAATAAAAATTTTGTTTTAACACCTATATCTCCACATAATTTATTTTCACGTCCATTAATCATATCGGATGATAAAAAGGTTTATTTAAAAATACATAGTCGTGTAAAATATTATTCTTTATCTATGGATACAAGATTAACTTCTTTGAATCAGGAGAATGAATTATATATTCAAAAAGCTCCTTTTTACATATATCTTCTTCAAGAAGGAAAAAATACATATTACAAAACATTGAGAGAAAAACTTTTATGGGGAATGGATCAACGAAATTGA
- a CDS encoding hemolysin family protein, which translates to MIFYTSIVFITIFVSSFFSGMEMALISSSLFQIEIEKENKKGSFHSKILSKSINNSKKFITTMVIGNTISLVIYGIYMGKLFLFLFPKEFSDNSLWMFFLETVFSATIILIVGEFIPKIIFSVYSNELLSLFILPAYVIYKIFSPITNLIICISNVFLKILGEQENDKKKFFDKEDLIYFLSEKIEKNVKGKEIVESEIEIFHKALDFSEKKARECMIPRKEIVSSNLVFSSIDNIRNLFTESGLSKIVIYKNNIDNIIGYIHYLELLKKPKNIESIIRSVELVHVTTPIREIMDLLIKKKRSIAIVLDEYGGTAGMITMEDILEEFIGDIKDEHDENVLLDNKLNDYEFLFSARLEIDFINAKYNLDLPKSDKYETLGGLIVTHIGDIPKNGDKIIINQNFFIEIKKVSKNKIEEVFLKKKF; encoded by the coding sequence ATAATTTTTTATACTAGTATAGTTTTTATCACTATATTTGTTTCTTCTTTTTTTTCTGGTATGGAAATGGCTTTAATTTCTTCTAGTTTATTTCAAATAGAGATAGAAAAAGAAAATAAAAAAGGATCCTTTCATTCTAAAATTCTTTCAAAAAGTATTAATAATTCTAAAAAATTTATCACTACAATGGTAATTGGAAATACCATATCCTTAGTTATATATGGTATTTATATGGGGAAATTATTTTTATTTCTTTTTCCAAAAGAATTTTCAGATAATTCTTTATGGATGTTTTTTTTAGAAACAGTTTTTTCTGCAACTATTATTTTAATCGTTGGGGAATTTATTCCCAAAATAATATTTAGTGTTTATTCAAATGAATTATTAAGCTTATTCATCCTACCTGCATATGTAATATATAAAATATTCTCTCCTATTACAAACTTGATTATTTGTATTTCTAATGTTTTTTTAAAGATTTTAGGAGAACAAGAAAATGATAAAAAAAAATTTTTTGACAAAGAAGATTTGATTTACTTTTTGTCAGAAAAAATAGAAAAAAATGTAAAAGGAAAAGAGATTGTGGAATCTGAAATTGAAATTTTTCATAAAGCTTTGGATTTTTCTGAAAAAAAAGCACGAGAATGTATGATTCCTAGAAAGGAAATAGTTTCTTCTAATCTAGTATTTTCTTCTATAGATAACATTCGAAATCTTTTCACTGAAAGCGGCTTATCTAAAATAGTTATTTATAAAAATAATATAGATAATATTATAGGTTATATTCATTATTTAGAATTACTAAAGAAACCAAAAAATATTGAATCTATAATTAGATCCGTAGAATTAGTTCATGTGACAACTCCTATTAGAGAAATTATGGATCTTTTAATTAAAAAAAAAAGAAGTATTGCTATTGTATTAGATGAGTATGGGGGGACTGCAGGAATGATAACTATGGAAGATATTTTGGAAGAATTTATTGGAGATATTAAAGATGAACATGATGAAAATGTATTATTGGATAATAAATTAAATGATTATGAATTTTTGTTTTCTGCACGTTTAGAAATTGACTTTATTAATGCCAAATATAATTTGGATCTTCCTAAATCGGATAAATATGAAACTTTAGGGGGGTTGATTGTTACTCATATAGGAGATATTCCAAAAAACGGAGACAAAATTATCATAAATCAAAATTTTTTTATTGAAATTAAAAAAGTGTCTAAAAATAAAATAGAAGAAGTTTTTCTTAAAAAAAAATTTTAA
- the secF gene encoding protein translocase subunit SecF has product MNKIKNIQYDFLSKRKWVYIISCIIIIISILSFLSKGFNFGLDFVGGRSYVILFDRKMLPEKISEILSKTFTENGKPSYPRVQTFGDENQLKIVTKYKIYKENNQVDEMILKKMFTALKGFLPINFYEFKNIKKNKSLGILSIEKVGPLVARNMIYKSFISIIISLIGIFTYIFIRFKKWQFGLGAVISLIHDSIIVLGIFSFFHEKFPILEIDQTFIAALLTIIGYSINDTVIVYDKIRQISKTTSFMMKETINQGICSSITRTINTSFITLLVISIIFLFGGKVLHSFMLALFIGISVGTYSSIFIAPSIVYDFCKKNMKK; this is encoded by the coding sequence TTGAATAAAATTAAAAATATACAATACGATTTTTTATCTAAAAGAAAATGGGTCTATATAATTTCTTGTATAATTATTATTATCAGTATATTATCCTTTTTATCAAAAGGATTTAATTTTGGGTTAGATTTTGTTGGAGGTCGTTCTTATGTAATTCTTTTTGATCGTAAAATGCTTCCCGAAAAAATTTCAGAAATTTTATCAAAAACATTTACAGAAAATGGAAAACCTTCTTACCCTAGGGTCCAAACATTCGGAGACGAAAATCAACTTAAAATAGTTACTAAATATAAAATATATAAAGAAAACAACCAAGTAGACGAAATGATTTTAAAAAAAATGTTTACAGCTTTAAAAGGCTTTTTACCTATAAATTTTTATGAATTTAAAAATATAAAAAAAAACAAATCATTAGGTATTTTATCTATCGAGAAAGTGGGGCCTTTAGTAGCTAGAAACATGATTTATAAATCTTTTATTTCCATAATTATTTCTTTAATAGGAATTTTTACATATATCTTTATAAGATTTAAAAAATGGCAATTTGGATTAGGAGCAGTAATCTCTTTAATTCATGATTCAATTATTGTACTTGGAATATTTTCTTTTTTTCACGAAAAATTTCCTATTCTAGAAATAGATCAAACTTTTATAGCTGCTTTATTAACAATTATAGGTTATTCCATAAATGATACTGTAATAGTTTATGATAAAATTAGACAAATTTCAAAAACAACATCTTTCATGATGAAAGAAACTATAAATCAAGGAATTTGTAGTTCTATTACCAGAACTATAAATACTTCTTTTATTACTTTATTAGTAATTTCTATTATTTTCTTATTTGGAGGAAAAGTTCTTCATAGTTTTATGTTAGCTTTATTTATTGGAATCAGTGTTGGAACTTATTCCTCTATATTTATAGCTCCATCTATAGTATATGATTTTTGTAAAAAAAATATGAAAAAATGA